From the Bacteroidia bacterium genome, one window contains:
- a CDS encoding fibronectin type III domain-containing protein, giving the protein MKQIITSLLVLTLLIGFSACDEESTGPVDPDVLAPTSLRASSADQALNLTWTPSTSESQENFDGYQVRVLNKSTNQFFIETAPKGTGYKVSNLDNGTLYVITVRAVTKNGKESGDFAQIEWAPAIRRSVDVAGQPIRVYATTSTTFNSAVDLFNPDGKAEVIPQSGAEFRDRGDLFVYADSPTSGALVLRTPSAANNKGMETQFSTVDYDADDLDAQTQTTAPLTSTYTRNDVSITAAATQKGKVVYGRLKRGTDNIYFRLLITRDPSGRMVRGSGADRYLEMVVSYQHIPNVPFAKQ; this is encoded by the coding sequence ATGAAGCAAATCATCACCTCCCTTCTCGTACTGACGCTGCTTATTGGTTTCAGCGCCTGCGACGAGGAAAGCACCGGCCCTGTGGATCCGGATGTTCTGGCTCCGACCAGTCTCCGGGCTTCCTCCGCCGATCAGGCACTGAATCTCACCTGGACGCCTTCCACAAGCGAATCCCAGGAAAATTTTGACGGCTATCAGGTCCGTGTGCTGAATAAAAGCACGAATCAATTTTTCATCGAAACCGCCCCCAAAGGCACGGGGTACAAAGTCTCCAATCTTGACAATGGGACCTTGTATGTTATCACCGTCCGGGCTGTGACCAAAAATGGCAAGGAAAGTGGGGATTTCGCGCAAATCGAATGGGCCCCTGCCATCCGCCGGAGTGTGGACGTCGCGGGTCAGCCGATACGCGTCTACGCGACGACATCCACCACTTTCAACAGCGCCGTCGATCTGTTCAACCCGGACGGGAAGGCGGAAGTCATCCCTCAATCCGGTGCTGAGTTTCGGGACAGAGGTGATCTTTTCGTGTATGCCGACAGTCCCACCAGCGGCGCACTAGTGCTCAGAACGCCGAGCGCCGCCAACAACAAGGGCATGGAGACGCAATTCTCCACCGTGGATTACGATGCGGACGACCTGGATGCACAGACGCAGACCACCGCACCGCTCACGTCGACCTACACGCGCAATGATGTTTCCATCACTGCGGCGGCAACGCAAAAAGGAAAAGTGGTGTACGGGCGTCTCAAACGCGGTACGGATAACATCTACTTCCGCTTGCTGATCACTCGTGACCCAAGCGGAAGAATGGTTCGCGGTTCAGGTGCGGATCGTTATCTTGAGATGGTCGTGTCCTATCAGCATATCCCGAACGTCCCGTTCGCCAAACAGTAG
- a CDS encoding O-antigen ligase family protein, with amino-acid sequence MTPARSMDSAWRHLLFWAVLATTGGILFSMALSSIAFGVSVIIFLVMIIMAWRGGHGASLLRPNGMEWYILAWIAAVLLMVVFARYPGSALGSAKRALLISLVYMLPAMFGSQADVRRFLLLLAGIAGLHSLLSIVLFVIGDAARLGIFQHYMTGGGIRMLLLLLLLPVALDRNTPRTQRIVTAIAMLFILFALVLTQTRSSWLAFGAGAVFLGVIRYRTLLLGLAVLALVFWFAAPAQYQNRITHMFTTDSKLVEGAAGDTEAVVGSNRSRLRMLETGWRMFLDHPITGVGDGEMHALYREYVPDAIKDEGGHLHNTYIHVLATHGVVGGVALLLLFFGLGRCFFRTYVRHRESMPGTIALGAMAAFIGFLVNGLAEYNVGDHEIVLMLWMIVGVTVAAARTDASPPLKAVL; translated from the coding sequence ATGACCCCCGCCCGCTCCATGGATAGTGCCTGGCGTCACCTGCTCTTCTGGGCGGTGCTGGCGACCACCGGCGGCATACTGTTTTCCATGGCGCTGTCCTCGATCGCATTCGGTGTGTCCGTTATCATCTTTCTCGTGATGATTATCATGGCATGGCGCGGAGGACACGGAGCATCCCTGCTCCGGCCGAATGGCATGGAGTGGTACATTCTGGCGTGGATCGCAGCCGTGCTACTGATGGTGGTGTTTGCGCGCTACCCCGGGTCGGCGCTGGGCAGCGCCAAGCGCGCCCTCCTGATCAGTCTGGTGTATATGCTACCCGCCATGTTCGGCAGTCAGGCCGATGTACGGCGCTTCCTGCTCCTTCTTGCAGGCATAGCCGGCCTGCACTCACTGCTGAGCATCGTTCTTTTCGTTATCGGTGATGCGGCGCGTCTGGGCATATTTCAGCATTACATGACGGGCGGGGGTATACGGATGCTGTTGTTGTTGCTTCTGCTTCCGGTCGCGCTCGACCGGAATACGCCGCGGACGCAACGCATTGTGACCGCCATCGCGATGCTCTTCATCCTTTTTGCACTGGTCCTGACACAAACCCGCAGCAGTTGGCTGGCCTTCGGTGCGGGCGCGGTTTTTCTCGGAGTGATACGGTATCGCACACTATTACTCGGATTGGCTGTGCTGGCACTGGTTTTCTGGTTTGCCGCACCGGCGCAGTATCAGAACCGCATCACGCATATGTTCACCACAGACAGCAAACTGGTAGAGGGAGCGGCGGGAGACACCGAAGCCGTAGTCGGGAGCAACCGCAGTCGGCTGCGCATGCTGGAAACGGGGTGGCGTATGTTTCTTGACCATCCGATCACGGGCGTCGGAGACGGAGAGATGCATGCACTCTACCGCGAGTATGTGCCGGACGCGATCAAGGATGAAGGAGGTCATTTGCACAATACGTATATTCACGTTCTGGCCACGCATGGTGTTGTCGGCGGGGTGGCCTTGCTGCTGCTGTTCTTCGGTCTTGGACGGTGTTTTTTCCGCACCTACGTCAGGCATCGAGAGTCCATGCCGGGAACCATCGCGCTGGGCGCCATGGCCGCATTCATCGGTTTTCTGGTGAATGGTCTCGCCGAATACAATGTTGGCGACCATGAAATCGTCCTTATGCTGTGGATGATTGTCGGTGTGACAGTCGCTGCAGCGAGAACGGACGCATCACCTCCTCTCAAGGCAGTGCTATGA
- a CDS encoding ABC transporter ATP-binding protein/permease, with amino-acid sequence MKTVIRILRYVLPYKRNLALSSVAMFFSVIFNMVTVILIIPFINILFDKTRPTLQAVPAFSLENLKTWSFTQMNNLMASTDPVTALRTLCLLIIGAFVLKNVFHYVQSWFMAPAEQGIIRDLRQNLYEHMNRLSLSYFTEEKKGLLMSRIISDVQLVNDSAIAVVNSLFRDPPQILVYTILLFVIDWELTLLVLLLIPTTGFILTRLGNWVKRESGKLQESIARITSVLDEGLSSMRIIKAFRTEAYETGRFRRENEQYFRTFVNIKRRREIASPITEILSVLVVVLILWFMGDSILTGRSTMSSGVFVAYIFAMLQMMQPLKYFGQTINQIAQGMAGAQRVFQVLDIEPRITDKPGALHIAGFKDRIVYERVHFRYDTGEEVLSGIDAEIRAGEVIAIVGPSGVGKSTMVDLVPRFYDVTGGRMLIDGTDVRDISVQSLRRLMGIVTQETFLFNTSIRENIAYGEDNAPMDRIIAAAKAANAHEFISETPQGYETIIGDRGVKLSGGQRQRLSIARAIYKNPPILILDEATSSLDTESEVLVQNAIENLMQGRTSIVIAHRLSTIKRADRIYVLDTNGVAEVGTHEELLSRGGLYHKLYQLQFQL; translated from the coding sequence GTGAAAACAGTCATCCGTATCCTTCGGTACGTCCTCCCCTACAAGCGAAATCTCGCGTTGTCGTCGGTGGCGATGTTTTTTTCCGTGATATTCAATATGGTGACCGTGATACTCATTATCCCGTTCATCAATATCCTGTTCGACAAAACGAGACCCACGCTGCAGGCGGTGCCCGCATTTTCCCTGGAGAACCTGAAGACATGGTCCTTCACGCAGATGAACAACCTCATGGCGTCGACGGATCCTGTCACTGCGCTCCGAACACTCTGCCTGCTTATCATCGGGGCGTTTGTACTGAAAAACGTTTTCCACTATGTACAGAGCTGGTTCATGGCACCCGCGGAACAGGGGATTATCCGTGATTTGCGGCAGAATCTCTATGAGCACATGAATCGTCTGTCGTTGAGTTATTTCACGGAGGAGAAAAAGGGCCTGCTCATGTCGCGCATTATAAGCGATGTGCAATTGGTCAACGATTCCGCGATCGCGGTGGTGAACAGTCTGTTTCGTGATCCTCCGCAAATTCTGGTGTACACCATCCTGTTGTTTGTGATCGACTGGGAGCTTACCCTGCTGGTGTTGCTGTTGATTCCGACCACGGGTTTTATTCTCACGCGGCTCGGGAATTGGGTGAAACGCGAAAGCGGGAAGCTCCAGGAATCCATCGCGCGCATCACCTCGGTGCTGGACGAAGGGCTGTCGAGCATGCGTATCATCAAGGCGTTCCGTACCGAGGCGTATGAAACAGGACGCTTCAGGAGGGAAAACGAGCAGTACTTCAGAACCTTCGTCAATATCAAACGCAGGAGAGAGATCGCATCGCCGATCACCGAGATACTCAGTGTGTTGGTCGTCGTCCTCATCCTGTGGTTCATGGGTGACAGCATTCTCACCGGCCGCAGTACCATGAGCAGCGGGGTGTTTGTGGCATACATCTTCGCCATGCTGCAAATGATGCAGCCGCTGAAATATTTCGGGCAGACCATCAACCAGATTGCCCAGGGGATGGCCGGAGCACAGCGGGTGTTCCAGGTGCTCGATATCGAGCCACGCATCACGGATAAACCGGGCGCCCTCCATATCGCTGGCTTCAAAGACCGCATCGTGTACGAACGCGTGCATTTTCGCTACGATACGGGAGAGGAGGTGCTTTCCGGAATCGATGCGGAAATCCGTGCCGGAGAAGTGATCGCCATCGTCGGGCCCAGTGGTGTCGGAAAAAGCACGATGGTCGACCTGGTACCGCGTTTCTATGACGTCACTGGTGGACGGATGCTCATCGACGGCACCGACGTGCGCGACATCAGCGTGCAATCCCTGCGGCGGCTGATGGGAATCGTCACACAGGAGACATTTCTCTTTAATACCAGCATACGGGAGAATATCGCCTACGGGGAGGACAATGCGCCGATGGATCGCATCATCGCCGCGGCGAAAGCGGCGAATGCGCATGAATTCATTTCCGAAACACCGCAGGGGTATGAAACAATTATCGGCGATCGCGGTGTCAAGCTGTCGGGCGGTCAGCGGCAGCGCCTCTCGATAGCGCGGGCGATATACAAGAATCCTCCGATATTGATTCTCGACGAAGCCACAAGCTCGCTGGACACGGAATCCGAGGTGCTCGTGCAGAATGCCATCGAGAACCTCATGCAAGGCCGGACGTCTATTGTCATTGCCCATCGCCTCTCCACCATCAAGCGTGCAGACCGTATCTATGTACTTGACACGAATGGCGTAGCAGAAGTGGGAACGCACGAGGAGTTGCTGTCCCGCGGCGGTCTTTACCACAAACTCTATCAGTTACAGTTTCAATTATGA
- a CDS encoding adenosine-specific kinase, producing the protein MELTIVPIEKPEDMNFILGHSHFIKTVEDLYEAIVQTAPAMKFGIAFCEASGKALIRHAGNDADLTDLAVKNAWALSAGHSFIIMLREGFPINILNTVKMVPEVTRIFCATANPTQVILAETGQGRAILGVVDGMKSLGIENENDAADRKHFLRAIGYKF; encoded by the coding sequence ATGGAACTTACCATCGTCCCCATCGAAAAACCCGAGGATATGAATTTCATTCTCGGGCATTCGCATTTCATCAAAACCGTGGAGGATCTGTACGAGGCCATCGTGCAAACGGCCCCCGCAATGAAATTTGGTATCGCTTTCTGCGAGGCATCGGGAAAAGCCCTGATCCGGCACGCGGGGAATGACGCAGATCTGACGGACCTCGCGGTGAAAAATGCATGGGCCCTGTCAGCCGGTCACAGTTTCATCATCATGCTGCGGGAGGGCTTCCCCATCAATATTTTGAACACCGTGAAAATGGTTCCGGAGGTGACGCGCATTTTCTGTGCGACGGCGAATCCGACACAGGTGATCCTCGCGGAAACCGGGCAGGGCCGCGCGATACTCGGTGTGGTGGACGGCATGAAATCGCTTGGCATCGAGAATGAGAATGACGCCGCGGATCGCAAGCATTTTCTGCGGGCCATTGGCTACAAATTCTGA
- a CDS encoding fibronectin type III domain-containing protein, giving the protein MKSFAFLKTIALALLVSVSFVACDEESDPIGSDPDVLAPTNLKAGSADGAVFLNWTASASASASNFNGYEIAILNKATNTALTPISAGAGVTSVRIDGLTNGTRYEFTIRSLTTGGKKSTDFAMIEWSPAPRQALDLNGALIKVYATTSTTFNSAIDIFNAAGKAEVIPQSGAEFRDRGDLYVTAASTTAPLSIKSPDQANNKGMETQFSTVAGIATDDLNTQLASAPPASSSYSLKEITLGDATVAAGMVYFGRLVRGTDQYYFRMLVKRGANGKLVQGSGADRYVEVAFSFQNAPNNPFAKK; this is encoded by the coding sequence ATGAAATCATTCGCATTTCTCAAAACTATTGCACTGGCGCTGCTGGTGAGCGTCTCTTTCGTCGCCTGCGATGAAGAGAGCGATCCCATCGGTTCCGATCCCGACGTTCTCGCTCCCACAAATCTGAAAGCCGGCTCGGCCGACGGCGCCGTGTTCCTCAACTGGACGGCTTCCGCCAGCGCTTCCGCCAGCAATTTCAATGGCTACGAAATCGCCATTCTCAACAAAGCCACCAACACCGCGCTCACACCGATTTCCGCCGGTGCCGGCGTGACCAGTGTTCGTATTGACGGCCTGACCAACGGTACGCGGTATGAGTTCACCATTCGTTCCCTGACCACCGGTGGCAAGAAAAGCACCGACTTTGCGATGATCGAATGGTCCCCGGCCCCCCGGCAGGCGCTCGATCTCAATGGTGCGCTGATCAAAGTGTACGCCACTACTTCTACCACATTCAACAGCGCGATCGACATCTTCAACGCCGCCGGCAAGGCCGAGGTGATTCCGCAGTCGGGTGCTGAGTTCCGCGATCGCGGCGACCTCTATGTGACCGCCGCCAGCACAACGGCGCCGCTCAGCATCAAGAGCCCGGATCAGGCGAACAACAAGGGTATGGAGACGCAGTTCTCCACCGTCGCCGGCATTGCGACAGACGACCTCAACACGCAGCTCGCCAGCGCCCCCCCGGCAAGCAGTTCCTACTCGCTGAAGGAGATCACTCTCGGTGATGCGACCGTCGCCGCCGGCATGGTGTACTTCGGACGCCTGGTTCGCGGAACCGATCAATACTACTTCCGTATGCTCGTCAAGCGCGGCGCCAACGGCAAGCTGGTGCAGGGCAGCGGTGCCGACCGCTACGTGGAGGTGGCATTCAGCTTCCAGAACGCCCCGAACAATCCGTTCGCGAAGAAATAA
- a CDS encoding glycosyltransferase encodes MKQAPAVSLIVAVYNKPRELRLLLQAVARQTWTDFELIVADDGSGPEIASVIAEMRPALPFSVEHVRHEDNGWRKNRILNAAIRSSSGEWLVFIDGDCLPHHRFLEDHARHRSEDAILCGRRAEMSARWSAALTEERVRSGRFERLGLRELWEGVRGRCVRIEEAFRFESPVIRNILHSSVRGVLGSNFSVARQHLFAVNGFDEEYDGPGFGEDSDLQFRLEILGLRCVSLRHLAIQYHMHHPLTAIPRRSVELFERRRADGRLRCRLGLLHEP; translated from the coding sequence ATGAAGCAAGCACCGGCAGTATCCCTGATTGTCGCGGTCTACAACAAACCGCGAGAACTGCGCCTGCTTCTTCAGGCCGTAGCGCGGCAGACGTGGACGGACTTCGAACTGATCGTTGCCGACGATGGTTCGGGACCTGAGATAGCCTCTGTCATCGCGGAAATGCGTCCTGCACTGCCCTTTTCCGTGGAGCACGTCCGCCATGAAGATAATGGATGGAGAAAGAACAGAATATTGAATGCGGCGATACGCAGCTCTTCGGGAGAGTGGCTGGTGTTCATCGACGGCGATTGTCTTCCGCATCACCGTTTTCTCGAGGATCATGCCCGGCATCGCAGCGAAGACGCCATTTTGTGCGGACGCAGAGCGGAGATGAGCGCGCGTTGGTCCGCGGCGCTGACGGAGGAGCGCGTGCGCAGCGGTCGCTTCGAACGTCTTGGGCTGCGGGAGCTGTGGGAGGGCGTGCGCGGGAGATGTGTGCGTATCGAGGAAGCGTTTCGCTTTGAAAGTCCGGTGATCAGAAACATATTGCACTCATCGGTCCGAGGTGTGCTCGGGAGCAATTTCTCCGTGGCACGCCAGCACCTGTTTGCGGTAAACGGCTTTGACGAAGAGTACGATGGACCCGGTTTTGGCGAAGACAGCGATCTTCAGTTCAGGCTGGAAATACTGGGTCTTCGTTGCGTGTCGCTCAGACATTTGGCGATACAGTATCACATGCACCATCCGCTCACAGCCATACCCCGTCGGAGCGTGGAGCTGTTTGAACGCAGACGTGCAGATGGCCGCCTGCGCTGCAGGCTCGGATTGCTTCATGAGCCATAA
- a CDS encoding glycosyltransferase family 9 protein, whose translation MKFPASSILVIRMSGIGDVLWTTPLLANLRRAYPAAHIAYVVRTASALVLENNPHIDEVILFESEDLVWQLGFLARLRKRRFDLSIDLICSPATAIQSVVSGAQTRIGFDFRGRKYLYNHRLSARAANHGHEVEFNLFPLQYMGIPVTTRSLVWKVSAREEEQSEVTWRSIGFPREAPVVGIIPTGGYASKKWPLEYWQELVGLQSLQDLQFLIFWGNDTEHADAQRIASVSSARVCVAPASTLRQSAALMQRCRGIVGNDSGPLHIATALQLPVVALYGPSRPESQGPWGERAVVLQADDVDAVCCRRVDCPDPVCMKGIAPARVAQALLAELASAESA comes from the coding sequence ATGAAATTTCCAGCATCATCCATACTTGTCATTCGCATGAGCGGCATCGGCGACGTCCTCTGGACCACGCCATTGCTGGCCAATCTGCGTAGGGCCTATCCCGCAGCGCATATCGCCTACGTTGTGCGTACAGCGAGCGCTCTCGTACTGGAAAACAATCCCCATATCGACGAAGTCATCCTTTTCGAGAGCGAGGATCTGGTCTGGCAGCTCGGTTTCCTCGCACGTCTGCGCAAACGGCGTTTCGATTTGAGCATCGATCTCATCTGCTCTCCGGCCACCGCTATTCAGTCCGTCGTGAGCGGGGCACAGACCCGCATCGGATTTGATTTCCGGGGGAGGAAATACCTGTACAATCATCGCCTGTCCGCACGCGCGGCAAACCATGGTCATGAGGTGGAGTTCAATCTGTTTCCGTTGCAGTACATGGGGATTCCCGTGACCACACGGTCGCTGGTGTGGAAGGTCTCCGCGCGTGAGGAGGAACAATCGGAGGTGACTTGGCGCAGTATCGGATTCCCGCGCGAAGCTCCGGTCGTGGGGATCATACCGACGGGCGGGTATGCTTCGAAAAAGTGGCCGCTCGAATACTGGCAGGAATTGGTCGGGCTTCAATCGCTTCAGGATCTTCAATTTCTGATATTCTGGGGAAACGACACAGAGCATGCTGATGCGCAGCGTATCGCATCAGTCTCCTCCGCTCGTGTCTGTGTCGCGCCCGCATCTACTCTCCGACAGTCGGCGGCGCTCATGCAGCGTTGCCGCGGCATTGTCGGTAACGACAGCGGTCCTTTGCACATCGCCACCGCGCTGCAACTCCCGGTCGTTGCACTGTACGGGCCATCGCGTCCGGAGAGTCAGGGGCCATGGGGTGAACGTGCTGTGGTGTTGCAGGCGGACGACGTAGACGCTGTGTGCTGTCGTCGTGTGGATTGCCCCGATCCTGTCTGCATGAAGGGCATCGCCCCGGCGCGCGTCGCACAAGCGTTGCTCGCGGAGCTCGCGTCCGCGGAGAGCGCATGA
- a CDS encoding DNA polymerase III subunit, translating into MSWDSIISQQRVKNLLRRMVEQQRLPHALLFFGPDGTGKDAMAIELARVLNCASGLPDACGVCASCQSMDTLRHPHLRLVFALPSKDDEAGALDKLTADELEEVNAQIDEKAANHYHHFSVPKASGIKISSIRDIRKEAAFRAEGRGRTVVLITEAERMNPSAANALLKTLEEPGGDLLLILTTARKEALLPTIVSRCQSIRFDPLRMEDVRNALISRAGIAPDVAENAARLANGSYAAALDLAASGNTLGRDVLLEYIRAVVLMHPVKLHTCIQTVIGKDDRLAAIRFLVSVASWFRDVIAVIEHAGDRMINTDLKDPIERFAAHYPDVRCSDAIAEIERVIEMIRKNVHLVNMMIVLSQRLRKCIVNPLPGP; encoded by the coding sequence ATGTCCTGGGATAGCATCATAAGTCAACAACGGGTAAAGAATCTTTTACGCCGCATGGTCGAACAGCAGCGCCTGCCGCACGCCCTGTTGTTTTTCGGGCCGGACGGCACGGGGAAGGACGCCATGGCTATCGAGCTGGCCCGTGTGCTCAATTGCGCCTCCGGGCTGCCTGATGCATGCGGCGTGTGCGCCAGCTGTCAGTCCATGGATACCCTGCGTCATCCACATCTTCGGCTGGTGTTCGCGCTCCCTTCCAAAGATGACGAAGCAGGTGCGTTGGACAAACTGACGGCTGACGAACTGGAGGAGGTGAATGCGCAAATAGACGAAAAAGCCGCAAATCACTATCACCACTTTTCCGTACCGAAAGCTTCCGGTATCAAGATCAGCAGCATCCGCGACATACGGAAAGAGGCGGCGTTTCGCGCCGAAGGACGCGGACGGACCGTGGTGCTCATCACCGAAGCGGAGCGTATGAATCCCAGTGCCGCCAATGCGCTGCTGAAAACGCTCGAGGAGCCCGGTGGTGATCTCCTGCTCATTCTGACCACCGCCCGCAAGGAAGCGTTGCTGCCTACCATCGTGTCGCGCTGTCAGAGCATACGCTTCGATCCGCTGCGTATGGAAGACGTCCGGAACGCCTTGATCAGCAGGGCCGGAATAGCCCCGGATGTCGCGGAAAATGCGGCGCGTCTGGCCAACGGAAGCTATGCCGCCGCTCTGGATCTGGCGGCGAGCGGCAATACGCTCGGTCGCGATGTACTCCTCGAGTACATACGCGCCGTGGTGCTGATGCATCCGGTGAAATTGCACACCTGCATACAAACCGTGATCGGCAAAGACGACCGGCTCGCGGCTATCCGCTTTCTCGTGTCTGTAGCCAGTTGGTTTCGTGATGTGATTGCCGTTATCGAACATGCCGGCGACCGCATGATCAACACCGACCTCAAAGATCCCATCGAGCGTTTTGCCGCACATTATCCCGATGTGCGCTGTTCCGATGCAATTGCGGAGATCGAGCGAGTCATTGAAATGATCAGGAAAAATGTGCATCTTGTGAACATGATGATCGTCCTGTCGCAACGACTCCGGAAATGTATCGTCAACCCTCTTCCCGGCCCGTAG
- a CDS encoding DUF2795 domain-containing protein gives MIWTMELASWLDDAPFPATRDELVDYASRIGAPLQVIENLQELEDPDETYESIEDIWQDYPVDEDFFYGDEEGEDY, from the coding sequence ATGATCTGGACAATGGAATTGGCCTCATGGCTCGACGATGCACCGTTCCCCGCGACGCGTGACGAGTTGGTCGATTATGCATCGCGCATCGGGGCACCGCTTCAGGTGATCGAGAATCTTCAGGAACTCGAGGATCCCGATGAAACCTACGAATCCATCGAAGACATCTGGCAGGATTATCCGGTAGACGAGGACTTTTTCTACGGCGACGAAGAGGGCGAAGACTACTGA
- a CDS encoding BamA/TamA family outer membrane protein, with amino-acid sequence MLLFCISAVLVLLLPSQDAGAQLKITVFDSLAISSVQFTGNSAVSDQEFLLRIQTQETPGAIASWLYRAFGDRFPFAKEPRFFDEPLFQDDLDIIRQFYKNNGFFEARVEGDYAIENGGVNVRIRIHEGRESRIDSVAYRNLHRLPEPVQELIARAPLLRVGQPYRADDVEAERQRILGIMADNGFPRGSSDSVRVERKLSNNNVIVKLSFSHGRRLFFGEVTEIIRGEDELNLARRIIYDRLDFEKGETYSRTRQINGEINLNRLDVFSSVQLSPMFPPITAENDSLVPITLELTPRQRFELAPAYVLNNQMRGLTTGGEISFSMRNAFGGAQTVSTKFNLLGRLPNFTGTYQAGLQLLFDQPYLFSNTNSGFVSGAYTLVAEQDLAEGAILQIAIGAKRFFSTRLVGQLSWTYEISEFSGDAKALLGSRLIAIDTTETINFRNSIRAVNLEYDLTDDLFNPSAGTAYKLLAEEAGFLEGIGVSPLPQANEAKGIRSTEYLKLEGTAKYFADLSSNRTTIFGWRARVGGIFRYGQSREDNLPVPPNRRYYAGGASSVRGWTARELAADTSIAFFGSNALVEISAELRWHLFPRARNWLDGLWFVGFVDAGNLWEEFDKIAVEQTALAMGFGVRYNLFFGPIRVDFGLKAYNPTSEHHRWFFEKRLWSEVIRKGVFQFSIGHAF; translated from the coding sequence GTGCTGTTGTTCTGCATCAGCGCGGTTCTCGTTCTTTTATTGCCGTCGCAGGACGCCGGGGCACAACTCAAGATCACTGTTTTCGACTCCCTCGCGATTTCTTCCGTCCAATTTACCGGGAACAGCGCTGTCAGCGACCAGGAGTTTCTCTTGCGTATTCAGACGCAGGAAACTCCTGGTGCCATTGCATCCTGGTTGTATCGGGCTTTTGGTGACAGATTTCCGTTCGCCAAAGAACCACGCTTTTTCGACGAGCCGTTGTTCCAGGATGATTTGGACATCATCCGCCAGTTCTATAAGAACAACGGTTTTTTTGAAGCGCGTGTGGAAGGGGATTATGCGATAGAAAACGGCGGCGTGAATGTACGCATTCGTATCCACGAGGGCAGGGAATCGCGCATTGATTCCGTTGCATACCGGAATCTCCATCGGCTTCCCGAGCCGGTTCAGGAACTGATCGCGCGCGCTCCCTTACTTCGTGTGGGACAGCCCTATCGTGCCGACGATGTGGAAGCCGAACGGCAGCGTATTCTCGGCATTATGGCGGACAACGGCTTTCCGCGAGGATCATCCGACAGCGTACGCGTTGAGCGGAAGCTTTCGAATAACAACGTCATCGTCAAGCTGTCCTTCAGTCATGGCCGTCGGCTGTTCTTCGGCGAGGTGACGGAGATCATACGTGGCGAAGATGAACTCAATCTTGCGCGGCGGATCATCTATGATCGGCTGGATTTCGAAAAGGGCGAGACGTATTCTCGGACACGACAGATCAATGGCGAAATCAATCTGAACCGTCTGGATGTATTCTCCTCCGTGCAGCTCTCCCCGATGTTTCCGCCGATTACGGCGGAGAACGATTCTCTTGTACCCATCACGCTCGAGCTCACACCGCGACAACGCTTCGAGCTCGCTCCCGCGTATGTGCTCAACAATCAAATGCGCGGACTGACCACGGGCGGGGAAATTTCCTTCAGCATGAGAAATGCCTTCGGGGGGGCGCAGACGGTTTCCACGAAATTCAATCTGCTCGGACGTCTGCCGAATTTCACCGGTACCTATCAGGCCGGTCTGCAGCTGCTGTTCGATCAACCCTATCTGTTTTCCAACACGAATTCCGGTTTCGTCAGCGGCGCCTATACTCTTGTGGCGGAGCAGGACCTTGCAGAAGGTGCGATCCTTCAAATCGCCATAGGTGCCAAGCGATTCTTTTCCACCCGTCTTGTCGGGCAGCTGAGCTGGACGTACGAAATATCCGAATTCAGCGGCGACGCGAAGGCGCTGCTCGGGAGCAGGCTCATCGCCATAGATACGACGGAGACGATCAACTTCAGGAACTCGATTCGCGCGGTGAACCTGGAGTACGATTTGACGGACGATCTCTTCAATCCAAGCGCAGGGACAGCCTACAAGCTCCTGGCCGAAGAAGCGGGATTCCTCGAAGGCATTGGTGTGAGTCCTCTGCCGCAGGCCAATGAGGCCAAGGGAATCCGCTCTACGGAATACCTGAAGTTGGAAGGGACGGCAAAGTATTTCGCCGATCTGTCATCGAATCGTACGACGATTTTTGGATGGCGGGCGAGAGTCGGCGGTATTTTCCGTTACGGTCAAAGCAGGGAAGATAACTTACCCGTGCCCCCCAACCGTCGGTATTATGCAGGCGGTGCCAGCAGCGTGCGCGGCTGGACAGCACGCGAACTCGCGGCCGACACCAGCATCGCGTTCTTCGGGAGCAACGCCTTGGTGGAAATCAGCGCTGAACTTCGCTGGCATCTTTTCCCCCGAGCCAGAAACTGGCTGGATGGTCTCTGGTTTGTCGGCTTTGTAGACGCAGGGAATCTCTGGGAAGAGTTCGACAAAATCGCGGTGGAGCAAACGGCGCTTGCAATGGGTTTCGGTGTTCGCTATAATTTGTTCTTCGGACCGATACGCGTAGACTTCGGCCTGAAGGCCTATAATCCGACTTCTGAGCACCATAGATGGTTCTTCGAAAAACGGCTGTGGAGCGAGGTGATACGCAAAGGGGTGTTTCAGTTCAGTATCGGACATGCCTTTTAG